From a region of the Oncorhynchus masou masou isolate Uvic2021 unplaced genomic scaffold, UVic_Omas_1.1 unplaced_scaffold_1572, whole genome shotgun sequence genome:
- the LOC135531283 gene encoding DELTA-sagatoxin-Srs1a-like produces the protein MSAKKSLQKLKNNINGEVNIQVLRATIAITTAIMSIPTGAESLMLISSSIPTNRNCTIETTNYCSSHVLVNPKVHMHSGYNLSPLEPTVGPSKRDVSTFTKTAGTARGAVGVFTYELFNPSNNNDTEIIAVMFSVPFDYNLYSNWFAVGIFNNCKLCDQTLYHEMYNSVERKFVRGEGDGSSITYKGDHVTIKASMSCGSSAVMKVEVCDS, from the exons ATGTCTGCTAAGAAAAGTCTGCAAAAacttaaaaacaacatcaatggagaagtcaacatacaagt GCTAAGGGCCACCATCGCTATTACAACCGCCATCATGTCTATTCCTACCGGGGCTGAGTCGCTTATGTTGATTTCTTCAAGCATTCCGACTAACCGGAACTGCACCATTGAGACTACAAATTATTGCAGTTCCCATGTTCTCGTCAACCCAAA GGTCCACATGCACAGTGGCTACAACTTAAGTCCCTTGGAGCCTACTGTAGGACCCTCAAAGAGAGACGTCAGCACGTTCACCAAGACCGCCGGTACAGCAAGGGGAGCTGTTGGTGTTTTCACCTATGAGCTCTTCAATCCCTCCAATAATAATGATACTGAGATAATAGCTGTCATGTTCTCTGTGCCCTTTGACTATAACTTGTACTCCAACTGGTTTGCAGTGGGAATCTTTAACAACTGCAAACTATGTGATCAAACTCTTTATCATGAGATGTATAACAGTGTGGAGAGAAAATTTGTTAGGGGTGAAGGAGATGGCTCCAGTATCACTTATAAAGGTGATCATGTGACCATCAAGGCCTCCATGTCATGCGGTAGTAGCGCAGTCATGAAGGTGGAGGTGTGTGACAGTTGA